In bacterium, a genomic segment contains:
- a CDS encoding hsp70 family protein, with protein MSTRSASSSCGASAATVSGGSWNSTSEPRASLHRGDPEAERRSVSPCLRGERGSMAARFIVGIDLGTTNSAVAYVDTRSGGRTIASFDVAQLVAEGAVGERPTLPSFLYLAGEHDVAPGALALPWDAARDYAVGEYARAQGARVPGRLVSSAKSWLCHGGVDREAPILPWAAAEGVRKVSPVAASARYLAHLREAWDQRFPDDPLAAQDVVLTVPASFDEVARELSVAAAQQAGLPRVTLIEEPQAAFYAWIGAHPAEWEERLRPYHLALVIDVGGGTTDFSLVRIRPDGERLALERLAVGDHILLGGDNIDVALARLLEPRLGEKLDSQRWHLLTNLCRDAKERLLAAEPPAAVPIHLGGRGRAVVGGAVQASLARDEVADLVLDGFFPLVGAEARPRRTPRAGLQEWGLPFAAEAEVTRHLAAFLAQHAGDHLGADDAALGSPDAVLFNGGALTPAVIRDRLCAQLAQWNGGRPLGVLESDSLDLAVSRGAAYYGLVRRGLGVRIGGGSPRAFFLGLAPAPDLPATAVDAVCLVARGQHEGETIEITSPGFTILANRPVSFPLFASSTRLGDAAGSVVRAERETLTELPPIRTVLRFGKKLAATELPVHVVAGLTEIGTLEMWCRSLTTDHRWRLQFGLRDATAAADAEPTPESASELAIPEARMAAATALLAGVYPPEGAAGGRSPVTLVRELEAALDAGKDAWPLAAIRALWDALLAGAAGRAASPEHEARWLNLCGFLLRPGFGETLDEWRIQQLWKLYSQGMRFPRAVQCRVEWWGLWKRIAGGLSRAQQQELFNQTAPFLLPRLKARIKEKRSLVGPQELREYWQLLASCERLAPEAKAELGAALVPVVAKGKATEAEIWALGRLGARAPFSGPLNCVVPRATVEAWVARLLDAPWPRPASTIFAVAQMARCVGDRERDLDDGLRHRLAAHLRTLPHGERAARLVSEVVPLEGQERARILDESLPVGLRL; from the coding sequence ATGTCAACGCGCTCGGCGTCCTCGAGCTGTGGTGCGTCGGCCGCGACGGTCAGCGGTGGAAGCTGGAATTCAACGTCAGAACCCAGGGCGAGTCTTCACCGCGGAGACCCGGAGGCTGAACGGCGCTCCGTGTCTCCGTGCCTCCGTGGTGAAAGAGGATCTATGGCGGCGCGCTTCATAGTGGGCATCGATCTCGGCACCACCAACTCGGCGGTGGCGTACGTCGACACCCGGTCGGGCGGGCGGACGATCGCCTCGTTCGACGTCGCCCAACTGGTGGCCGAGGGAGCGGTGGGCGAGCGGCCCACCCTGCCCTCGTTTCTCTATCTCGCCGGCGAGCACGACGTCGCGCCGGGGGCTCTGGCCCTGCCCTGGGACGCCGCGCGCGACTATGCGGTCGGCGAATACGCGCGCGCCCAGGGCGCCCGCGTGCCGGGGCGGCTGGTGTCGTCGGCGAAGTCGTGGCTGTGCCATGGCGGCGTCGACCGCGAGGCGCCGATCCTGCCCTGGGCCGCGGCCGAGGGCGTGCGCAAGGTGTCGCCGGTCGCCGCCTCGGCGCGCTACCTGGCGCACCTGCGCGAGGCGTGGGACCAGCGCTTCCCCGACGATCCGCTGGCGGCGCAGGACGTCGTGCTGACGGTGCCGGCGTCGTTCGACGAGGTGGCGCGCGAGCTCAGCGTCGCCGCCGCCCAGCAGGCCGGTCTGCCGCGCGTGACCTTGATCGAGGAACCGCAGGCCGCGTTCTACGCCTGGATCGGCGCCCACCCGGCGGAGTGGGAGGAGCGGCTGCGGCCGTACCACCTGGCGCTGGTGATCGACGTCGGCGGCGGCACCACCGACTTCAGCCTGGTGCGCATCCGCCCCGACGGCGAGCGCCTGGCGCTGGAGCGGCTCGCGGTCGGCGACCACATCCTGCTCGGCGGCGACAACATCGACGTCGCCCTCGCCCGCCTGCTCGAACCGCGCCTGGGCGAAAAGCTCGACAGCCAGCGCTGGCACCTGCTGACCAACCTCTGCCGCGACGCCAAGGAACGCCTGCTCGCCGCAGAGCCGCCGGCCGCGGTGCCGATCCACCTCGGCGGCCGTGGCCGCGCCGTCGTCGGCGGCGCCGTGCAGGCGTCGCTCGCCCGCGACGAGGTCGCCGACCTGGTGCTCGACGGCTTCTTCCCGCTCGTCGGCGCCGAGGCGCGGCCGCGCCGCACGCCGCGCGCCGGGCTGCAGGAGTGGGGTCTGCCGTTCGCCGCCGAGGCCGAGGTCACGCGCCACCTCGCCGCGTTCCTCGCCCAGCACGCCGGCGACCACCTGGGCGCGGACGACGCCGCGCTCGGATCTCCGGACGCCGTGCTCTTCAACGGCGGCGCGCTGACCCCGGCGGTGATCCGCGACCGCCTGTGCGCGCAACTGGCGCAGTGGAACGGCGGCCGGCCGCTCGGCGTCCTCGAGAGCGACAGCCTCGACCTCGCGGTGTCGCGCGGCGCCGCCTACTACGGCCTGGTGCGCCGCGGCCTCGGCGTGCGCATCGGCGGCGGCAGCCCGCGCGCCTTCTTCCTCGGCCTGGCGCCGGCGCCGGACCTGCCAGCGACGGCGGTGGACGCGGTGTGCCTGGTGGCCCGCGGCCAGCACGAGGGCGAAACGATCGAGATCACCAGCCCGGGGTTCACCATCCTCGCCAACCGGCCGGTGAGCTTTCCGCTCTTCGCCTCGAGCACCCGACTCGGCGACGCCGCCGGCAGTGTCGTCCGCGCCGAGCGCGAGACGCTCACCGAGCTGCCGCCGATCCGCACCGTGCTGCGCTTCGGCAAGAAGCTGGCGGCGACCGAGCTGCCGGTGCACGTGGTCGCCGGCCTGACCGAGATCGGCACGCTCGAGATGTGGTGCCGGTCGCTGACCACCGACCATCGCTGGCGCCTGCAGTTCGGGCTGCGCGATGCGACCGCCGCCGCGGACGCCGAGCCGACGCCGGAATCGGCGAGCGAGCTGGCGATCCCCGAGGCGCGGATGGCGGCGGCCACGGCGCTGCTCGCCGGCGTCTACCCGCCCGAGGGCGCCGCCGGCGGGCGCAGCCCGGTGACCCTGGTGCGCGAGCTCGAGGCGGCGCTCGACGCCGGCAAGGACGCCTGGCCGCTGGCGGCGATCCGCGCCCTGTGGGACGCGCTGCTGGCCGGCGCGGCCGGACGCGCCGCCAGCCCCGAGCACGAGGCGCGCTGGCTCAACCTGTGCGGCTTTCTGCTCCGCCCCGGCTTCGGAGAGACGCTCGACGAGTGGCGCATCCAGCAACTGTGGAAGCTCTATTCACAGGGCATGCGCTTCCCGCGCGCGGTGCAATGCCGCGTCGAATGGTGGGGGCTGTGGAAGCGCATCGCCGGCGGCCTCAGCCGGGCGCAACAGCAGGAGCTGTTCAATCAGACGGCGCCGTTCCTGCTGCCGCGGCTGAAGGCGCGCATCAAGGAGAAGCGATCGCTGGTCGGTCCGCAGGAGCTGCGCGAGTACTGGCAGTTGCTGGCGAGCTGCGAGCGCCTGGCGCCGGAGGCGAAGGCGGAGCTCGGCGCCGCCCTGGTGCCGGTCGTGGCGAAGGGCAAAGCGACCGAGGCGGAGATCTGGGCGCTCGGACGACTGGGGGCGCGCGCGCCATTCTCCGGACCGCTGAACTGCGTCGTGCCGCGCGCCACGGTGGAGGCGTGGGTGGCGCGCCTGCTCGACGCGCCGTGGCCGCGTCCGGCGAGCACCATCTTCGCCGTCGCGCAGATGGCCCGCTGCGTCGGCGACCGCGAGCGCGATCTCGACGACGGCCTGCGCCATCGCCTCGCCGCGCACCTGCGAACCCTGCCGCACGGTGAACGCGCCGCGCGCCTGGTCAGCGAGGTCGTCCCCCTCGAGGGCCAGGAGCGGGCGCGCATCCTCGACGAGTCCCTGCCGGTCGGCCTGCGCCTGTAG
- a CDS encoding Hsp70 family protein — MTTRYVIGIDLGTTNSVVAYAPLDGSDEIRVLPIPQLTAPGTTEAAPQLPSFLYLPAAAEGGSGEPIAGIYARQRASEVPDRVIASAKSWLSYGGPDRDGIRLPWNAPDDVPALSPVAASARFLAHLAAAWNTAFPEDPIGEQDVLLTVPASFDPAARELTLRAAADAGLPAVTLLEEPQAALYAWIAAAGDEWRRQIAVGDSLLVCDVGGGTSDFSLIAARDADGSLQLERVAVGEHILLGGDNMDLALAYAVRERLAADGTALDAWQLRALVASCREVKERLLGSEPPPGLPVAILGRGRKVVGGALRVEVARGDATTALVDGFFPPCALGDRPQAPRRAGLQELGLPYAADAAITRHLASFLGRSADAAPTAVLFNGGVMRATALRDRLLSVLGQWYPGRAVRVLDGADPELAVARGAAYYGLARRGRGVRIRGGIARTFYVGIESAMPAVPGMRPPIKALCVVPHGLEEGSAVELPSQELALVVGEPTEFRFLSSTTRREDHPGLLLDAWSGDEIEELPPLHATLDWSGHEGAVVPVHLEADVNALGVLELWCVGRDGQRWKLEFNVRTQGESSPRRPGG; from the coding sequence TTGACCACGCGCTACGTCATCGGCATCGACCTCGGCACCACCAACTCCGTCGTCGCCTATGCGCCGCTCGACGGCAGCGACGAGATTCGCGTCCTGCCGATTCCGCAGCTCACCGCGCCGGGCACGACCGAGGCGGCACCGCAGTTGCCGTCGTTTCTCTACCTGCCGGCGGCCGCCGAGGGCGGATCGGGCGAGCCGATCGCCGGCATCTACGCCCGCCAGCGGGCGAGCGAGGTGCCCGACCGGGTGATCGCCTCGGCCAAGTCCTGGCTCTCGTACGGCGGCCCCGATCGCGACGGCATCCGGCTGCCGTGGAACGCCCCGGACGACGTCCCCGCGCTGTCGCCGGTGGCCGCGTCGGCGCGCTTCCTCGCCCACCTCGCGGCGGCGTGGAACACGGCCTTCCCCGAGGACCCGATCGGCGAGCAGGACGTGCTGCTCACCGTGCCCGCGTCGTTCGATCCCGCGGCGCGCGAGCTGACGCTGCGCGCCGCCGCGGACGCCGGCCTGCCGGCGGTCACGCTGCTGGAGGAGCCGCAGGCGGCGCTCTACGCCTGGATCGCCGCCGCCGGCGACGAGTGGCGCCGGCAGATCGCGGTCGGCGACTCCCTGCTGGTGTGCGATGTCGGCGGCGGCACCTCCGACTTCAGCCTCATCGCGGCGCGCGACGCGGACGGCAGCCTGCAGCTCGAGCGGGTCGCCGTCGGCGAGCACATCCTGCTCGGCGGCGACAACATGGATCTCGCCCTCGCCTACGCCGTGCGCGAGCGCCTCGCCGCCGACGGCACGGCGCTCGATGCCTGGCAACTGCGCGCCCTGGTGGCGAGCTGCCGCGAGGTGAAGGAGCGCCTGCTCGGCAGCGAGCCGCCGCCGGGCCTGCCCGTCGCCATCCTCGGCCGCGGCCGCAAGGTGGTCGGCGGCGCGCTGCGGGTCGAGGTCGCCCGCGGCGACGCGACGACCGCCCTGGTCGACGGCTTCTTCCCGCCCTGCGCGCTCGGCGATCGGCCGCAGGCGCCGCGCCGCGCCGGCCTGCAGGAGCTCGGCCTGCCGTACGCCGCCGATGCCGCCATCACCCGCCACCTCGCCTCGTTCCTCGGCCGCAGCGCCGACGCCGCCCCGACGGCGGTGCTGTTCAACGGCGGCGTGATGCGCGCCACGGCGCTGCGCGATCGCCTGCTGTCGGTGCTCGGCCAGTGGTATCCGGGCAGGGCGGTGCGCGTGCTCGACGGCGCCGACCCCGAGCTCGCGGTGGCCCGCGGCGCCGCCTATTACGGCCTGGCGCGGCGCGGCCGCGGCGTGCGCATCCGCGGCGGCATCGCGCGCACCTTCTACGTCGGCATCGAATCCGCGATGCCCGCCGTGCCCGGCATGCGGCCGCCGATCAAGGCGCTGTGCGTCGTGCCGCACGGGCTCGAGGAGGGCAGCGCCGTCGAGCTGCCGTCGCAGGAGCTGGCGCTGGTGGTCGGCGAGCCGACCGAGTTCCGCTTCCTCAGCTCGACGACCCGCCGCGAGGACCATCCCGGGCTGCTGCTCGACGCCTGGAGCGGCGACGAGATCGAGGAGCTGCCGCCGCTGCACGCGACGCTCGACTGGAGCGGCCACGAGGGCGCCGTCGTCCCGGTGCACCTCGAGGCCGATGTCAACGCGCTCGGCGTCCTCGAGCTGTGGTGCGTCGGCCGCGACGGTCAGCGGTGGAAGCTGGAATTCAACGTCAGAACCCAGGGCGAGTCTTCACCGCGGAGACCCGGAGGCTGA
- a CDS encoding DUF2760 domain-containing protein, which produces MSNARGRTLLIIVILLSAVLLAAGNILCHALVVQELTGTTPPIEGGFLQQAVHSIGQSVGQRPQFVWFFTGAPLLVGAILALLAGMQRGDTPTPAAGAGGAADGTAEGALRLLALLQKEGRLVDFLEEDIQPYTDAQVGAAVRAIHAGCRKALHERMEITRIYPEDDGATVEVASGFEPAAVRLTGNVHGQPPFQGVLQHGGWRATHVALPKTAGVDAAILAPAEVEVQ; this is translated from the coding sequence ATGTCGAACGCGCGCGGTCGCACCCTGCTCATCATCGTCATCCTGCTCTCGGCCGTCCTGCTGGCCGCCGGCAACATCCTCTGCCATGCGCTGGTGGTGCAGGAGCTGACCGGCACGACGCCGCCGATCGAGGGGGGCTTCCTGCAGCAGGCCGTGCACTCGATCGGCCAGTCGGTCGGACAGCGGCCGCAATTCGTCTGGTTCTTCACCGGCGCGCCGCTGCTGGTCGGCGCCATCCTCGCCCTCCTGGCCGGCATGCAGCGCGGCGATACGCCGACGCCTGCGGCCGGCGCCGGCGGGGCCGCCGATGGCACGGCCGAGGGCGCCCTGCGCCTGCTGGCGCTGCTGCAGAAGGAAGGACGCCTGGTGGACTTCCTCGAGGAGGACATCCAGCCGTACACCGACGCGCAGGTCGGCGCGGCCGTGCGCGCCATCCACGCCGGCTGCCGCAAGGCGCTGCACGAACGGATGGAGATCACGCGCATCTATCCCGAGGACGACGGCGCGACGGTCGAGGTGGCATCGGGCTTCGAACCCGCCGCCGTGCGTCTCACCGGCAACGTCCATGGCCAGCCGCCGTTCCAGGGCGTGCTGCAGCACGGCGGCTGGCGGGCCACCCACGTGGCGCTGCCGAAAACCGCCGGCGTCGACGCCGCGATCCTGGCGCCGGCCGAGGTCGAGGTCCAGTAG
- a CDS encoding ROK family protein → MPERIGIDLGGTKIEGVVLDDATGQVLRRERVPTESARGYDYVVDTVAALVERLRAAHPDAATIGIGTPGAISSRTGLMKNSNTACLNGRDLAGDLRRRIGSPLRVENDANCFALAEARHGAGQGGRLVFGVILGTGVGGGLVIDGRLWSGPQHIAGEWGHHVIDVQGPPCYCGQRGCVEALIAGPAVERRYRERGGDAAAMPAIVVRARAGEALAREVLDELLAHYGRAMANLVTILDPDVVVLGGGLSLIDELYDAGREAVARRVFNDELRTPIRRHQLGDSAGVIGAALLE, encoded by the coding sequence ATGCCGGAACGCATCGGCATCGACCTCGGGGGGACCAAGATCGAAGGCGTCGTGCTCGACGACGCCACCGGCCAGGTTCTCCGGCGCGAGCGCGTGCCCACCGAGAGCGCCCGCGGCTACGACTACGTCGTCGACACGGTGGCGGCGCTGGTCGAACGCCTGCGCGCCGCGCATCCCGACGCGGCGACGATCGGCATCGGCACCCCGGGGGCGATCTCCAGCCGCACCGGACTGATGAAAAACTCGAACACCGCCTGCCTGAACGGCCGCGACCTGGCCGGCGATCTGCGGCGGCGGATCGGCTCGCCGCTGCGGGTGGAGAACGACGCCAACTGCTTCGCCCTCGCCGAGGCCCGGCACGGCGCCGGGCAGGGGGGCCGGCTGGTGTTCGGCGTCATCCTGGGCACCGGCGTCGGCGGTGGGTTGGTCATCGATGGCCGGCTCTGGTCGGGGCCGCAGCACATCGCCGGTGAATGGGGGCATCACGTCATCGATGTCCAGGGACCGCCGTGCTATTGCGGCCAGCGCGGCTGCGTCGAGGCGCTGATCGCCGGGCCCGCCGTCGAGCGTCGCTATCGCGAGCGCGGCGGCGACGCCGCCGCGATGCCGGCGATCGTGGTGCGCGCCCGCGCCGGCGAGGCGCTCGCCCGCGAGGTGCTCGACGAGCTCCTCGCCCACTACGGGCGGGCGATGGCCAACCTGGTGACCATCCTCGACCCCGACGTGGTGGTGCTCGGCGGCGGGTTGTCGCTGATCGACGAGCTCTACGACGCCGGGCGCGAGGCGGTGGCCCGGCGGGTGTTCAACGACGAGCTGCGGACACCGATCCGGCGCCACCAGCTCGGCGACTCCGCCGGCGTGATCGGCGCGGCGCTGCTGGAGTGA
- a CDS encoding Lrp/AsnC family transcriptional regulator: MKFDLEQPDLDEIDLRILALLQEHCKTPLAKIGERVGLSAPAVIERIKKLEESGVIVGYRALIDARKLGHDIGAFIGVLTTHPRGIRDVEEQIASRPEVLECHHVTGGYTLLLKVRTADTSTLEELISHLRSIEGVTRTETMVVLSTFTERQLEVRPEAPPVKKRARKSVSKVLLQAKSTG; this comes from the coding sequence ATGAAATTCGATCTGGAACAGCCCGATCTCGACGAGATCGACCTGCGCATCCTGGCGCTGCTGCAGGAGCACTGTAAGACGCCGCTGGCCAAGATCGGCGAGCGGGTGGGGTTGTCGGCGCCGGCGGTGATCGAGCGCATCAAGAAGCTCGAGGAGAGCGGGGTCATCGTCGGCTACCGGGCGCTGATCGACGCGCGCAAGCTGGGGCACGACATCGGCGCCTTCATCGGCGTGCTCACCACCCATCCGCGCGGCATTCGCGACGTCGAGGAGCAGATCGCCAGCCGGCCCGAGGTGCTGGAGTGCCATCACGTCACCGGCGGCTACACGCTGCTCCTGAAGGTGCGGACGGCGGACACCTCGACGTTGGAGGAGCTGATCAGTCACCTGCGCTCGATCGAGGGGGTGACGCGCACCGAGACGATGGTGGTGTTGTCGACCTTCACCGAGCGGCAGTTGGAGGTGCGGCCGGAGGCGCCGCCGGTGAAGAAGCGGGCGCGCAAGTCGGTGAGCAAGGTGCTGCTGCAGGCGAAATCCACCGGGTGA